A region from the Achromobacter seleniivolatilans genome encodes:
- a CDS encoding amidase, with the protein MPQPHELSAQELLQAYRNKTLSPVEATRSVLEHIERWEPKLKATYALEPEQALAMAKASEARWMKGEPQSCGGYTLDGVPATIKENIATRGTPIPLGTAATDLTPAAADAPPAARMREAGAVLLGKTTMPDYGMLSSGLSSFHELTRNPWDLTKNPGGSSAGAGAAAAAGYGPLHIGTDIGGSVRLPAAWCGVATLKPSLGRIPIDPPFMGRCAGPMTRTITDAALMMGVLSQPDARDHMSLPFQDFDWLNLSQEVRGLRIGLLMDAGCGLPLDPEIRQAVEEAARAFEAAGAIVTPMLPWMTPDMLEGVDRFWRTRSAIDLAALPEARRAKILPFIRAWAESGGGQSGEAVFRSYYETLNVRAKTVAACAPFDYVLSPVAPVVAYNAEWPSPTNEVATTMHHIGFTLPFNMSEQPAASVNCGYMRAGLPIGLQIAGARFDDLGVLRVAHAWEQMRPAQHPWPQPPKTI; encoded by the coding sequence ATGCCACAACCGCATGAACTGTCCGCCCAGGAACTCCTGCAGGCGTATCGCAACAAGACCCTCTCGCCCGTTGAAGCTACCCGCTCCGTGCTGGAACATATCGAGCGCTGGGAACCCAAGCTGAAGGCCACCTACGCATTGGAGCCCGAACAGGCGCTGGCCATGGCTAAAGCGTCCGAAGCCCGCTGGATGAAGGGTGAGCCGCAATCCTGCGGCGGCTACACGCTGGATGGCGTGCCTGCCACCATCAAGGAAAACATTGCCACGCGCGGCACGCCGATTCCGCTGGGCACGGCCGCAACCGACCTGACCCCGGCAGCCGCCGACGCGCCCCCCGCCGCCCGCATGCGTGAAGCCGGCGCGGTGCTGCTGGGCAAGACCACCATGCCCGACTACGGCATGCTGTCCTCGGGACTGTCCAGCTTCCATGAGTTGACTCGCAACCCCTGGGACCTGACCAAGAACCCCGGCGGCTCCAGCGCGGGCGCGGGCGCTGCGGCAGCAGCCGGTTATGGCCCGCTGCACATCGGCACCGATATCGGCGGCTCCGTCCGTTTGCCCGCCGCCTGGTGCGGCGTTGCTACGCTCAAACCCAGCCTGGGCCGCATTCCGATCGACCCGCCCTTCATGGGCCGCTGCGCAGGCCCCATGACGCGCACCATCACGGATGCCGCGCTGATGATGGGCGTGCTGTCCCAGCCTGATGCGCGTGACCACATGAGTCTGCCGTTTCAAGACTTTGACTGGCTGAATCTGTCGCAAGAGGTTCGCGGCCTGCGCATTGGCCTGCTGATGGATGCTGGCTGCGGCCTGCCCTTGGACCCCGAAATCCGGCAGGCGGTAGAAGAGGCTGCACGCGCCTTCGAAGCCGCTGGCGCGATCGTCACGCCGATGTTGCCATGGATGACGCCCGACATGCTGGAAGGCGTGGACAGGTTCTGGCGCACGCGCTCGGCCATCGATCTGGCGGCGCTGCCCGAGGCGCGCCGTGCCAAGATTCTTCCCTTCATTCGTGCCTGGGCGGAAAGCGGCGGCGGCCAATCGGGCGAAGCTGTGTTCCGCAGCTATTACGAAACCTTGAACGTGCGCGCCAAGACCGTCGCTGCGTGCGCGCCGTTTGATTACGTGCTGTCGCCCGTGGCGCCTGTCGTGGCCTACAACGCCGAATGGCCGTCCCCCACCAATGAAGTTGCGACGACCATGCACCACATCGGTTTCACGCTGCCTTTCAACATGAGCGAGCAGCCAGCTGCCTCCGTCAATTGCGGCTACATGCGGGCGGGCCTGCCCATCGGGCTGCAAATTGCCGGCGCACGCTTTGACGATCTGGGCGTATTACGCGTGGCCCACGCCTGGGAACAGATGCGTCCTGCGCAACACCCCTGGCCCCAGCCCCCGAAGACGATCTGA
- a CDS encoding ABC transporter permease, protein MQTPTDAAAQAAADLPGGGNPQVTAWRQVRQGLKSWPVMLALIVLAVIIAIALFAPLLSSVDPTLINPSARLKQPFTDYLFGTDAFGRDVWSRVAHGARISLIAGLGAAVVSVVIGLVIGVIAGWFRSLDGIIMRTMDAIMAIPGILLAIALVSVTGASIMTVLVAITIPEIPRVVRLVRGQILTVREEPYVEAALALGTPLPLLLWRHMVPSTIAPLTVQGTYVFASAMLTEAILSFLGAGIPPEIASWGNIMSEGRMYFRMLPGLILFPGLFLSLTVLSVNILGDALRDALDPKMVRRI, encoded by the coding sequence ATGCAAACGCCAACCGATGCCGCCGCGCAAGCGGCCGCCGACCTTCCCGGAGGCGGCAACCCCCAAGTGACTGCCTGGCGGCAAGTCCGCCAAGGCTTGAAGAGCTGGCCCGTGATGCTGGCGCTGATCGTGCTGGCGGTAATCATCGCCATTGCGCTCTTCGCGCCGTTGCTGAGTTCGGTGGACCCGACGCTCATCAACCCCAGCGCTCGTCTCAAGCAGCCCTTTACCGACTACCTGTTCGGCACCGACGCATTCGGCCGCGATGTCTGGTCGCGGGTGGCTCACGGCGCCCGCATTTCGCTGATCGCCGGCTTGGGCGCCGCGGTCGTCAGTGTGGTGATCGGGCTGGTCATCGGCGTGATTGCCGGCTGGTTCCGATCACTGGACGGGATCATCATGCGCACCATGGACGCCATCATGGCCATCCCCGGCATTTTGCTGGCGATTGCCCTGGTGTCCGTCACCGGCGCCAGCATCATGACCGTGCTGGTCGCGATCACCATTCCCGAAATTCCCCGGGTAGTGCGGCTCGTGCGCGGCCAGATTCTGACCGTGCGCGAAGAACCCTATGTTGAAGCCGCGCTGGCGCTGGGCACGCCGCTGCCCCTGCTGCTGTGGCGTCACATGGTGCCCAGCACGATCGCGCCGCTGACAGTGCAGGGTACGTATGTCTTTGCGTCCGCCATGCTGACCGAGGCCATCCTGAGCTTTCTGGGAGCGGGCATCCCGCCCGAGATCGCCTCTTGGGGCAACATCATGTCCGAAGGCCGCATGTACTTCCGCATGCTGCCGGGGCTGATTCTCTTTCCCGGCTTGTTCCTGTCGCTGACGGTGCTTAGCGTGAACATTCTGGGCGACGCCCTGCGCGATGCGCTGGACCCGAAAATGGTGCGCAGGATCTGA
- a CDS encoding ABC transporter ATP-binding protein — protein sequence MTYSPIPPAGDTSPAILAIRNLSVEVAGAGNRVVRNLSLDVHAGETVCVVGESGSGKSVTSLAVMGLLPQGILSISAGSIRVEGEDVATATPRRLREMRATRMAMVFQEPMTALNPVHTVGQQVDEVLRLHRKKMNAAERRAKVLEMFRSVHLPDVERIFQAYPHQLSGGQRQRIVIAMALILEPKLLIADEPTTALDVTTQKQILALIKELQVKHQTAVLFITHDFGVVAEISDRIVVMNRGDLIESGTRNEILAEPKQSYTRRLVSSVPSLIPNRRDAPTGQPVLHVKGLGRTYGGKTSLFSRKAAHNVIAATDVNLTLRKGEILGIVGESGSGKSTVARCIVRLIEPTAGHMMMGGEDLSTLSGSALRPVRRRIQIVFQDPYRSLNPRRTVGESIIEGLLNFGMPRDQALKRAGETLTVVGLSPDAMRRYPHQFSGGQRQRICIARALVMDPEILVADEAVSALDVSVQAQVLELLEQVRQRTGVGVLFITHDLRVAAQICDTIMVMQRGKVVETGSAETVLTEPRHEYTRALIDAAPGRDWDFRNFRPIAAGLTHAPAP from the coding sequence ATGACCTACTCCCCTATCCCTCCTGCGGGCGATACCTCGCCCGCCATCCTGGCCATCCGCAATCTGTCGGTGGAAGTGGCCGGCGCGGGCAACCGCGTCGTGCGCAACCTCAGCCTGGATGTGCATGCTGGCGAAACGGTCTGCGTGGTCGGTGAATCCGGCTCGGGCAAGTCTGTCACATCACTGGCAGTGATGGGCCTGCTGCCGCAAGGCATTCTTTCCATCAGTGCGGGGTCGATTCGCGTTGAAGGCGAGGACGTCGCCACCGCTACCCCGCGCCGCTTGCGCGAGATGCGCGCAACCCGCATGGCCATGGTGTTCCAGGAACCCATGACCGCGCTGAATCCCGTGCATACCGTGGGCCAGCAGGTCGACGAAGTGCTGCGCCTGCATCGCAAGAAAATGAACGCGGCCGAACGCCGCGCCAAGGTGCTGGAGATGTTCCGGTCCGTGCACCTGCCGGATGTAGAACGCATTTTCCAGGCATATCCGCACCAATTGTCGGGCGGCCAGCGCCAGCGCATTGTGATCGCCATGGCGCTGATCCTGGAACCCAAGCTGTTGATTGCCGACGAGCCGACCACGGCGCTGGACGTCACGACCCAAAAACAGATCCTGGCCCTGATCAAGGAACTGCAAGTCAAGCATCAGACGGCCGTGCTGTTCATCACCCATGACTTCGGCGTGGTTGCCGAGATCTCGGACCGCATTGTCGTCATGAACCGCGGCGATCTGATCGAAAGCGGCACGCGCAACGAGATTCTGGCCGAGCCCAAACAGTCCTACACCCGGCGCCTGGTGTCGTCCGTGCCCAGCCTGATACCCAACCGGCGCGACGCGCCTACAGGCCAGCCGGTACTGCACGTCAAGGGCCTGGGCCGCACCTACGGCGGCAAGACTTCGCTGTTTTCACGCAAGGCGGCGCACAACGTCATCGCCGCGACCGACGTCAACCTGACTTTGCGCAAGGGCGAAATCCTGGGCATTGTCGGCGAGTCCGGTTCCGGAAAATCGACGGTGGCGCGCTGCATTGTGCGACTGATCGAACCCACTGCCGGCCACATGATGATGGGCGGAGAAGACCTGAGCACCCTGTCCGGTTCCGCGCTGCGCCCCGTGCGCCGCCGCATCCAGATTGTGTTCCAGGACCCCTACCGGTCACTGAATCCGCGCCGCACCGTTGGCGAGTCCATTATTGAAGGGCTGCTGAACTTTGGCATGCCGCGCGACCAGGCGTTAAAGCGCGCCGGCGAAACGCTGACCGTGGTGGGACTGAGTCCGGATGCCATGCGCCGCTACCCGCATCAATTCTCAGGCGGCCAGCGCCAGCGCATCTGCATTGCGCGTGCGCTGGTCATGGACCCGGAGATCCTGGTGGCCGACGAAGCCGTGTCGGCCCTGGACGTATCGGTCCAAGCCCAAGTGCTGGAGCTGCTGGAACAAGTGCGGCAGCGCACTGGCGTGGGCGTGCTGTTCATCACGCACGACCTGCGCGTTGCCGCGCAGATCTGCGACACCATCATGGTCATGCAGCGCGGAAAGGTCGTCGAGACCGGTTCTGCCGAGACCGTGCTGACGGAACCGCGCCATGAATACACCCGCGCCCTGATCGACGCCGCCCCCGGACGCGACTGGGACTTCCGCAACTTCCGGCCCATTGCCGCCGGCCTGACCCACGCCCCCGCGCCCTGA